The DNA region GGCCTCCTTGTCGGTCAGCGCGAGGAACACCTCGTCGAGCGTGGGGCGGCGCAGTTGCAGGTCCTCCGGGGTGATTCCCAGGTCGTCGAGGGTGCGCACGACGGCGGCCAGCGCGGTGACGGCGGCACCGACCTCGACGGTCACCCGGCGGGCGTCGGCGTCGACGGTCGCGGGCGCGCCGACCGCGCGGCCCAGCCGACCGGCGAGTGGCTCGAGCGGTTCACCGGCGGCCAGGGTGAGGCTGACCCGGTCGCCGCCGATCTGGCGCTTCAACGCGTCCGGGGTGCCGCTGGCAGCGATCCGGCCGTGGTGCAGCACGGTGATGTCGGTGGCGAGCTGATCCGCCTCGTCGAGGTACTGGGTGGTCAGCAGCACGGTGGTGCCGAGCTGCGCGACCTCACGGACGCCGCGCCAGACCTCGGCGCGGGCCCGGGGGTCCAGTCCGGTGGTCGGTTCGTCGAGAAACAGGACGGCGGGCCGGACGATCATTCCGGCGGCGATGTCCAATCGGCGACGCATCCCACCGGAGTAGGTGGCCACCGCCCGGTCTGCGGCGTCGGTGAGGTCGAACTGGTCGAGCAGCGCGTCGGCCCGCCGCCGGGCGTCGACGGTGTTCAGGCCGTACAGCCGGCCGAACATGACCAGGTTCTGCCGGCCGCCGAGGATCTCGTCCACGGCGGCGTGCTGACCCACCACCCCGATCCGTTCGCGGACCCGCCGGGCCTGGGTCCGTACGTCGAGTCCGGCCACCCGTACGTCACCGGCGTCGACGTCGATCAGGGTGGCCATCGCCTTGACCGCGGTGCTCTTGCCGGCGCCGTTGGGGCCGAGCAGTCCGTGGATGGTGCCGGTGGGGACCTGCAGGTCGATGCCGTCGAGCGCGGCCTGGTCGCCGTACCGCTTGCGCAGGCCGTGGGCTGTCAGGGCGTGTTCCATCGCCACTCGCTCCTAACTCCGTATAGGTTACGGAATATACCGCTGCAACACCGTACACCACACGGCGTATCCTGCCCACATGGCCGATCAGGACGTCGACCGCACGCTGACGCTGCTCTGGCGCCGTACTCTCGGCACACCGCAAGGCTCGCGGGGGCCGAAGCAGCGGGTCAGCGTGGACGACGTGGTGACGGCGGCGATCGAGGTCGCCGACGAGTCCGGCCTGGCCGCCTTCGCACTGCGCAAGGTCGCCGACCGGCTCGGCCTGAAGCTGATGTCGCTCTACACCTACGTACCGGGCCGGTCCGAGCTGATCGGCCTGATGGTCGACGAGGTGCTGGGCGAGCGGGAGCTACCGGCACTCACCGGTGACCTACGGCAACGGCTGTACACCGTCGCCCGGCACCAATGGGACGAGGCACACCGGCACCCGTGGTTGCTGCAGGTCGACAACAGCCGGCCGTGGATCGGGCCGAACGGGTCGGACCGCTACGAGTGGCAGCTCACCGCCGTCGAAGGCGCCGGCTTCACCGACCTGGAGATGGACCAGATCGTCACGCTGATCAGCGGATTCACCGCCAGCGCCGCCAAGGCGTCCATCGAGGCACGACAGGCCGTCGACCGGTCGGCGATGACCGACGCCCAGTGGTGGGAGATCAACGCACCGATCCTGGAGCGGGTGATGCCCGCCGGCGCGTACCCGATCTCGTCACGGGTCGGCACCGCCGCCGGCCAGGAGTACAGCTCCATCGGCGATCCGCAGCGGTCCTTCCGCTTCGGCCTGGACCGGATCGTCGACGGGCTGGAGCGTCTGCTGGAACGTTAGCGGCGCAGAATGCCGGCGAGGACGACAGCCGCTCGGTCCACCGCGTCGTCGTCGATGTCCAGGTGGGTGACGAGCCGGGCGGTGTCCGGCCCGACCACCGATACCAGGACTCCCTCGGCACCGGCCGCCTCGGCCAGCGCCGGGCCACTCAGCGCCGTCGCACTCAGGTCCAGCGCGACGATGTTGCTGCGGACCTGCTCCGGCCTGACGACGCCGTACGGTGCCAACGCCTGCGCCAACCGGGCGGCCCGCGCATGGTCGTCGGCCAGCCGGTCCAGGTGGTGCGCCAGCGCGTACCGCCCGGCGGCGGCGAGCACCCCCGCCTGGCGCATCCCGCCGCCCATCCGCTTGCGCAGCTGCCGGGCCACGGCGACCCGCTCGGCGCTGCCGACCAGCACCGAGCCCACCGGTGCGCCGAGCCCCTTGGACAGGCAGACCGAGACGGTGTCGAACAGCGCGCCGTACTCGGCCAGCGGCACCCCGTCGGCGACGTGGGCATGCCAGATCCGCGCCCCGTCGCAGTGCAGCGCCACTCCGGCCGCTGCGGTCACCGCACGGAGGCGGCGCAGCACCGGCGTACCGATGATCTGCCCGCCGGAGCGGTTGTGGGTCTGCTCGACGGCGACCGCCCGGGTCGGCACCGCGCCGAAACCGGCCGGCCGCAGCATCGCCGCGACCAGGTCCGGGTCCGGGTCACCGCCGGCGGCCGGCCAGGTCCGCGAGGAGATCCCGCCGTACGCCGCCGCCGCGCCGACCTCGTAGGTGACCACGTGGGCGTCGGCGTCGCAGAGCAGCTCCCCGCCAGGCGGCACCAGGGTCTGCAGGGCGAGCTGGTTGGCCATCGAGCCGGTCGGGGCGAACAGCCCGGCCTCGTGGCCGAACATCGCCGCGACCTGTGCCTCCAGCGCGTTGACCGTCGGGTCCTCGCCGTACACGTCGTCGCCGACCTCGGCGGCGGCCATCGCCGCCCGCATCCCCGGTGTCGGCCGGGTCACCGTGTCCGACCGCAGGTCGACCACGGTCGCCAGCGACCGACCCGGTCGGGTCGGGTCAGCCACGCAGCATCTCCGCGACCAGGAAGGCCAGCTCGAGGGACTGCTGGGTGTTCAGCCGCGGGTCACACGCGGTCTCGTACCGGTCGGGCAGGTGGATGTCCTCGATCGCCTGGGCACCGCCGAGGCATTCGGTGACGTCCTCGCCGGTCAACTCGACGTGCAGTCCGCCGGGGTGGGTCTGCAGGCCCCGGTGCACCTCGAAGTATCCGAGTACCTCGTCGACGATGCGGTCGAAGTGGCGGGTCTTGTAACCGTTGGACGACTCGTGGGTGTTGCCGTGCATCGGGTCGCACTGCCACACCACCCGGGCACCGGCGGCGGTGACCTTCTCCACGATGGGTGGCAGAGCGTCACGGACCTTGTGGTTGCCCATCCGGCTGATCAGCGTGAGCCGACCGGGGACGTTGTCCGGGTTGAGCTTCTCGCAGAGCTCGAGTGCCTGCTCCGGACTGGTACCCGGGCCGAGTTTGACGCCGATCGGGTTGGCGATGCGGGAGATGAAGTCGATGTGCGCGCCGTCGATCTGCCGGGTCCGCTCGCCGACCCAGAGGAAGTGCCCGGACAGGCCGTATGCACGGTCGTCCGAGATGCGGGTCAGGGCGCGGTCGTACTCCAGGGCCAGGGCCTCGTGCGAGCAGTAGAGCGTGACGGTGCGCAGCGCCTCGTCATCGGTCATCCCGCAGGCGCGGATGAACGCCAGCGCCCGGTCGATCTCCCGGGCGATCGCCTCGTAGCGCTCCCCCGCCGGGGACCGCTTGACGAACCCCTTGTTCCAGTCGTGCACGGCGTGCAGGTCGGCCAGCCCGCCGGCGAGGTAGGCGCGGAGCATGTTCATCGCGGCGGCCGAGTTGGCGTACGCCCGGATCATCCGCTGCGGGTCGGCGACCCGGGCCTGCGGCGTCGTCTCCAGTGAGTTGATCATGTCGCCGCGGTACGCCGGCAGCCCGAGCGCGTCCGTCGGCGACGAACGCGGCTTGGTGTACTGCCCGGCCACCCGGGCCACCTTGACCACCGGCAGCGACGCGCCGTACGTGAGCACCACGGCCATCTGCAGGATCGTCCGGGCGTTGGCCAGCAGATGACTCTCGGTGTTGTCGCTGAACGTCTCGGCGCAGTCGCCGCCCTGCAGCAGGAAGGCCTTGCCGTCACAGACCAGGGCCAGTCGCTGCCGCAACTGGTCGACCTCGTACGGAGCGACGACCGACGGCACGTTGCCCAGCACCTGACACACCTCGTCGACCGCGGCCGGGTCCGGCCACGGCGGGGTCTGCGCCCGGGGCAGTTCCCGCCACCGGTCCAGGCCGAGCGCCACGTCCTCGACGGAGTCGATGGCGGGTCGGCTGGTCTGCAGGCTGGGGTGCCCGACCGACGGGTAGCTCAGCTGATGCCACTGTTGGCCCATGCGCCAAAGACTAGTCTGCGATCGGCGCGGTGAGGTCGCCGGCCGGCGCGGTGAGGTCGCCGGCCGGGGCGGTGAGGTCGCCGGCCGGGGGCGCTCCGACGGCGTCGTCGAAAACGGTGCCGGCGTCGTCGGCCGGGTCGTCAGCGTCGACCGGCGGGTCGTCGGTGCCGGTCTGCGGGACGTCGGGGTCGGCCGCACGGCTGGTCTCGTCGTGGATGCACCAGGTGCCGTCGTCGGCCGGCGTGACGGTGAACACCAGCTCGACCGGCACGGTCGTACTGCCGGTGACGACCGTCACGCGGGTGGTGACCTCGTACCCGACCGTGGTCTGGCGGGTCCCGACGATCTCCGCCTGCGGCACGGTGAACTCCTCGGCGAAGTCACCGTTGGGCCCGGTCGCGCTGGCCTCGAAGATCGGCTGGGTGGCGGGGCAGAACTGGGCCCGGCCCTGGGCGACGTCCTTGCTGCGCATCGCGTCCAGGTAGGCGTGCACCACCGCCTCGGACTCGCCCTGACCGCTCGGAGATTGCGCGGCCGACGGCGCGGGTGTCTGCGGTGCGGAACCGTCGGCGGTGCAACCGGAGATCGACAGGGCGAGTACGGCCGACGCCGACAGCGCCGCCCCCACCGACTGGAGCCGCATCCGCGTCCTCCTCGTGACTACCCGGGCCGGGACGAGTCTACGGCCGTTGGCCGCCCGGCCCCGGTGACGGTGAGCGCGGCGGCCACCGCGTCGGCGACCTGACTGACGTACCGGGCGGGCAGCGGGGTCCGGGCGACCGCCAGGCGCCAGTAGAGCGGGCCGACCATCAGGTCGACGAGCAGATCGGGATCGGTGTCCACCGGGATCTCCCCCCGGGCCACCGCGCGGCTGGTCACCAGGCTGCCGATGCCCCGCTGGCTGTCCCGCAGCGCGGTCTGCAGGGTCTGCGCGATCGCCGGGTTGCGGGCCGCCTCGGCGAGCAGGTCGGGCACGATCTGCCCGGCCAGCGGATGGCGCAGGGCACGGGCCGCGATGGCGAGCACCACTTCGAGGTCGCCACGCAGGGAGCCGGTGTCGGGCACGGCGGTCACCCCGACGGCCACCTCGGAGATGATCTCGATCACCATCTCGAGCTTGGAACCCCACCGCCGGTACACGGCCGTCTTGCCGACACCGGCCCGACGGGCCACCGCCTCGATCGACATCCGGCCGTATCCGACAGCGGCCAGCTCCTGGAAGACCGCAGCCCGGATCGCCTGTGTCACGTCCTCGCGGAGCACCGCCGCTCCGGCGGGTGCACGTTTGCCGTCGCCCTGCATCCGTCGGAGTGTAGCCGAACGACGATACGGTTGCGTATCGTCGTCGGCTCCCCTACCGTTTCCGTCAGGACGCGACGGTATCGTTCCGTGCCACCGGGCGCCCGAGGTGAAAAATCGGACGGGCAGCTACGGGAAGGGGTCGGAGGTGCGCGAGTGGCAGCGCTGGCTGAGGGAAGGACGGACGGGATGCAGCAGCCAACCAGCGGCACGACCGTGACGCTGGAACCGGAGAGCGGGCCGACGCTCGCCGAACTGGCCGAGCGGCACGGGCTGGCTGTCAGCGGTGCCCGGCCCGGCCTGGGCACCTACCTCAAGCAGGTGTGGTCCCGACGGCACTTCATCTGGACGTTCGCCAACGCACGGCTCATCGCGACGTACACCAACGCCCGGCTGGGTCAGATCTGGCAGGTGATCACGCCGCTGGCCAACGCCGGCGTCTACTTCCTGGTCTTCGGGGTGCTGCTCGGCACCAACCACGGGATCGACAACTTCATCGCGTACCTGTGCACCGGCATCTTCATCTTCAGCTTCACCCAGCAGACGGTGAGCACGGCGGCCCGGTCCATCGCCGACAACCTCAACCTGATCCGGGCGATGCACTTCCCCCGGGCCAGCCTGCCGATCACCTCGGTCCTGGTCCAGGTGCAGCAGCTCGCCCCGTCGATGCTCGTCCTCGTGGTGATCATGCTGGTCACCGGCGAGTGGATCGACCTCAGCTGGCTGCTGCTGATCCCGGCCCTGATCCTGCAGATCCTGTTCAGCACCGGGCTCGCCCTGATGGTGGCCCGCTGGGCGTCGCGCACCAGCGACCTGTCCCAGCTGCTGCCCTTCGTGATGCGGACCTGGCTGTACGCCTCCGGCGTCTTCTACAACATCGACCGGTTCACCGCCGACCTGCCGGGCTGGGTGGCGGTGGCGCTGCAGTTCAACCCGATGGCGGTCTACATCGACATCGTCCGGTACGCGCTGATGGACTCGATGGGCACCGCGCCCGGCTACCTGTGGCCGGCGGCGGCCGCCTGGGCGCTGGTGATGAGCGTCGCCGGCTTCGTCTACTTCTGGCGTGCGGAGGAGGAGTACGGCCGTGGCTGAACCGCTGGTCGCACCGGCACCCGGCACCGACACCCGGGTGCCCACGGTGATCGTCGACAACCTGCACGTCGTCTACCGCGTCACCGCGGGCGGCGGCGGACGCACCAGCCCGGTCGCCGCGCTGCGGCGCATCGTCACCCGACAGCCCGCCCCGTCGGTACGCGAGGTGCACGCCATCCGGGGCGTGAGCTTCGTGGCGTACCGGGGTGAGGCGATCGGCCTGATCGGCAGCAACGGCTCCGGCAAGTCGACCCTGCTGCGCGCGGTGGCGGGGCTGCTGCCGCCCCGCCGGGGCAAGGTCTACACCCAGGGCCAGCCGTCGCTGCTCGGGGTGAACGCCGCGCTGATGAACGACCTGACCGGCGAGCGCAACGTGGTGCTCGGCTGCCTGGCGATGGGGATGAGCCCGGCCGAGGTACGGGCCCGGTACGACAGCATCGTGGACTTCTCCGGGATCAACGAGCGGGACGACTTCGCCTCGCTGCCGATGCGGACCTACTCGTCGGGCATGGCCGCCCGGCTGCGGTTCTCCATCGCCGCCGCGAAGAGCCACGACGTACTCATGATCGACGAGGCGTTGGCCACCGGTGACGCCGCCTTCCAGAAGCGCAGCGAGGAGCGGGTCCGCGAGCTGCGGGCCGAGGCCGGCACGGTCTTCCTGGTCAGCCACTCCAACAAGTCGATCCTGGACACCTGCGAGCGCAGCATCTGGCTGGAGTCCGGGGTGATCCGGATGGACGGCCCGAGCGCCGACGTGGTCAAGGCGTACCAGGACCACGTCAACCGCAAGTAAGCCGTACGGTCCTCCGGCAGACCGCACGGTCCGGAGCGGGCATCGCCTGCTCCGGACCGTCGGACGGCCCGCTGGCGGGGCGTCGGTTGCCGACCCCGCCAGTGGGTCAGCTGAGTCCGCTGCGGATCGCGGTGACCAGTTCACCGTTGCCGGTGTCGCCGGAGAGCTCCCAGAAGAAGGCACCGCCGAGACCCTGGCCCCTGGCGTAGTTCATCTTGCCGCCGATGGTGGCCGGGGTGTCGTAGCTCCACCAGTTGCTGCCGCACTTGGCGTACGCCGTGCCACCGACCGTGCCGGTCGCCGGGCAGGTGTTCTTGAGCACCTTGTAGTCCTCGATGCCCTGCTCGTAGGTGCCCGGTGCCGGCCCGGTGGCGCTGCCGCCCGGGGCGGTCTGACTGACCCCGGTCCAGCCCCGGCCGTAGAAGCCGATGCCGAGCAGCAGCTTGCTGGCGGGGATTCCCTTGCTCTTGAGTTTCTGGATCGCCGCGTCGGACCAGAAGCCCTGCTGCGGGATCCCCGGGTAGGAGGTCAGCGGCGAGTGTGGTGCCGTCGGCCCCTGCGCGTTGAAGGCGCCGAAGTAGTCGTACGTCATCGGCATGATCCAGTCGAGGTTGCCGGCCGCGCCCGCGTAGTCGGTGGCGTCGATCTTGCCACCGGTGCTGCCATCGGCGGTGATGGCCGCGGTGACCAGGGCCGACGGCCCGAACCGGGTGCGCAGCGCCGAGACCACGTTCTTGAACGCGTTCGGGCCGCTGGCGTCACAGGTGAGTCCGCAGGCGTTGGGGTACTCCCAGTCGATGTCGATGCCGTCGAAGACGTCCGCCCAGCGTGGGTCCTCGACCAGGTTGTGGCAGGACTCGGCGAACGCGGCCGGGTTCTGCGCCGCCTGGGTGAAGCCGCCGGACCAGGTCCAGCCGCCGAACGACCAGATCACCTTGAGGTGCGGGTACATCCGCTTGAGCTTGCGCAACTGGTTGAAGTTGCCGCGCAGCGGCTGGTCCCAGGTGTCGGCCACCCCGTCGACGCTCTCCGCCGCCGTGTACGCCTTCTCGTAGTCGGCGAAGCTGTCCCCGATGGTGCAGCGTCCGCCCGTGGTGTTGCCGAAGGCGTACAGGATGTGGGTCATCTTCGCCGCTGATCCACTCGTGTGGATGTTGCGCACGTGGTAGTTGCGGGCGTACACGCCCCACTGGGTGAAGTAGCCGACGACCTTCTGACCGCCCGGTGGTGGCGGCGGCGTGGTCGGTGGCGGCGTCGTCGGGGGCGCGGTGGTCGGGGGTACGCTCGTCGGCGGCGCGGTCGTCGGGGCCGGACCGCCGCCGCAGGAGACGCCGTTGATCGTGCAGTTCAGCGGGGCCCGGAAGGCACCGGTACCGATGTAGCCCCAGCTGATCGAGGCACCAGGGGCGAGGCTGCCGGCCCAGCTCTTCTTGACCGCGGTGTACCGGGTGCCGCTGCGGGTCACGTCGGCGTCCCAGAAGCTGCTGATGGTGGTGCCGGCGGGCAGGTCGAACTCGATCCGCCAGGTGCTCACGGGGGCGTCGGATCCGTTGGCGACGGTCACCTTGACCTCGTGGCCGGTGCCCCAGTCGGAGGTGGCGACGAAGCTGGCGGAGATGCTGCCGGCGCCGAACGCGGCGGTGACCGGCACGGCCGCCGCGGCGGTCACCACTGCCAGCGCGCCGGCCCACACGGCACGGCGCAGGGATGTTCTCATGAGGCGTCTCCCTATTAGTTAGGAAACTTTCCATAAAGTGCCTGAGACGCTACTCACCTGTCCAACCGTTCGTCAAGATGTCGATATCTCGATGCGATGGGCGAACGCGCCGCAGCTCAGACGCGCCGACGTCCGGAGAAGCCGCACTCCAGCCGGTGATACCAGCGGATCTCGCCGTCACCTTCCAACCAGCACCAGAGCACGGGGCGCCCATCGAGCTCGCCCGGAAAGTCCAGCAGCACCGGGGCGACGCCCTTGACCTGGATGTCGTGCTCGTTCACCTCGTCGATGATCCCGTAGATCCGGGCTTCCAACCCTTTGACCTCGGCCAACCCGCCGTGCGGACTCGGCACGCCAGCGGCCAGATCGGCCCGCAACTCGGCCAGGTCCGCCCGCAACGACACGAGCTCGTCGATGCGGGGTCGCAGAGTGGCCATCAGGTGCCGTGCCTGGGCGAGAGTGAACACGTCCGACAGTATGGTCCACGGACCGGACCGGCGGGCACCACCATCACGCTGGGCCACCACCGGCAGGCCCGGAACCGGCCTGACACCGGCCATCGCCGCTGCCCCCGGGCCGCCGCCGGTCGCCCGAGCGCCGGCGGCGGCACAGGGCGCGTCGGCGGAACGCGCCCCGGTCGGCCGGCCGTAGGGGGGCAACCAGGGCCGGCACTACGACGTCGCCGCAGGGGGAAGTGTCGATGCGACGTCGGTACGGTGGTCCCGGCCGCGAACCGGTTCCGCTGATCAGGCGCCACAACCACCGATGTTGCATACGGTAGCCACATCGACACGGTCGGCGGAAGTCCTGGAACGTGAATGAATGCCTCAGGTGTGCTGCGCGGCCAACTCACGGGCCCGGTCGCGGGCCGCCTCCAGCGCGGCGAGCAGGGCCGCCCGTACGCCGTGATTCTCCAGCTCCCGGATGGCCGAGATCGTGGTACCGGCCGGGGAGGTGACGGCCTCGCGCAGCTTGACCGGGTGCTCACCGGAGTCGCGCAGCATCACGGCCGAGCCGATCGCCGTCTGCACGATCAACTCGTGGGCCACCTGGCGCGGCAGCCCGAGCAGGATCCCGGCGTCGATCATCGCTTCCACGAGCAGATAGAAGTACGCCGGCCCGGACCCGGACAGCGCGGTGACCGCGTCCTGCTGCGACTCCGGCACCCGCAGCGTGGCGCCGAGCGGCGTGAACATCTCCTCGGCCAGGGCCAGGTGCGCGGCGGTGACGTGCCGGCCCGGCGAGATCGCCGTCATCGCCTGATCGACCAGGGCCGGCGTGTTGGTCATCACCCGGATCACCGGGGTGCCCTCGGGCAGCCGCCGGGCGAAGAACTCGGTCGGCAGCCCGGCGCACAGCGAGATGACCAGCTTGTCGGCCGGTACCTTCGGGCCGATCTGATCCAGCAGAGCGGCGGCGTCCTGCGGCTTGACCGCCACCGCCAGCACCTCGGCCTCGGCGACCGCGACGAGGTTGTCGACCACCGACACGCCGTACCGCAGGGCGAGATCCTCGGCCCGCTCCCGACGCCGGGTGGTGGCCAGCAACTGCGCCGCCGGCCAACCGGCGCGCAGCAGTCCGGACAGGACCAGCTCGCCGATCTTGCCGGCACCGATCACCGCGACCTTGTGCGCGCCGGGAGGCATCCGTACTCCACTCTGCTGATGCGTGCCGCCGGGCGACGGACGGGCACACACGGACGATGCCGCGCGCCCCCACCCGTCGCCCCGACGGTCAGCTGCCGAAGAAGACCTCGGCCTCGGTGTACCGTTCCAGCGGGACGGTCTTGAGCTCCCGGGTCGCCTCGGCCAGCGGCACCCGGACGATGTCGGTGCCCCGGATCCCGACCATCTTGCCCCAGTCGCCGTCGTTGGCGGCGTCGATGGCGTGCAGGCCGAGCCGGGTGGCGAGCACCCGGTCGAACGCGGTCGGGGTGCCACCACGCTGGATGTGACCCAGCACGACGGTCCGGGCCTCCTTGCCGGTCTTGGCCTCCAGCTGCTCGGCGAGCCACTGGCCGATGCCACCGAGCCGGACGTGGCCGAAGGAGTCGAGCTCCTGGTTCTGCAGAACCATCTGGCCCTCCATCGGGTGGGCCCCCTCGGCGACCACCACGATCGGGGCGTACTGCTTCTGGAAGCGCTTCTCGACGTAGGTCGCGACCTGCTCGACGTCGAACTCGCGCTCCGGCAGCAGGATCACGTTCGCACCCCCGGCCAGGCCGGCGTGCAACGCGATCCAGCCAGCGTGCCGGCCCATCACCTCGACCACCAGGGTGCGGTGGTGGCTCTCGGCGGTGGTGTGCAGCCGGTCGATGGCCTCCATCGCGATGTTGACCGCGGTGTCGAAGCCGAAGGTGTAGTCGGTGGCACCGAGGTCGTTGTCGATGGTCTTCGGCACGCCGACCACCTGGACACCGAGCTCGTGCAGCTTGGTGGCGACGCCGAGGGTGTCCTCACCACCGATCGCGACCAGGGCGTCGACACCCTGGGCGGCCAGGTTCTCCTTGATCCGCTCGACCCCACCGTCGATCTTGAACGGGTTGGTCCGGGACGACCCCAGGATGGTGCCGCCACGGGGCAGGATGCCCCGTACGTCGTCGATACCGAGAGGCTTGCTCAGCCCCTCCAGCGGCCCGCGCCAGCCGTCGCGGAAACCGATGAACTCGTGACCGTAGCTGGCGACGCCCTTGCGCACCACCGCCCTGATCACGGCGTTCAGGCCGGGGCAGTCGCCACCACCGGTGAGCACGCCGATACGCATGATCCGCTCATCCTCCAGGAATCTGTGCGGTAGACCCACTCGAGCCCCAGGAACGAAGTCCGGTCAGACCGTCGGCGTCATTGCCGGCCCGGGGCGGGCCGTCAGTGCGCACTTTATCGGCCCGCCCGGCGGCGAGGCGACCAGACCCCGAGGATCACCGTCGAGACGGACCCGGTCACCGGCGGTACGCCTGGCTGATCACCTGCCACCGGGCCAGGTTGTGCCGCGCGTCGACCAGCGCGTCGTGACGCTCGGCGACCGCCGTCGGCAGCGCCGGGCGGCCCGCGTCGTCCCACCGTTGCCGCAGATCCTTGGTGAACCGCGGCACCGGGCGGGGCAGCGCCGGCATCGCGCCCCACAGCTGCGCCAGGGCCACGTGGTCGTACGCGGCGTACCAGGCCCACAGCTCCAGCTCGTCGGCCGTACCGTCACGCAACGGCGCCACCAGGAACTCGTACAGCTCGTCCCGGATCCGCTCCCGGGAGCGCCAGGCCGGGTCGGCCGGCGACGGAAGCTTGTCGAGCACGTTACGGCGCACCCAGGGGATCGCCCGGGCGGCGTCGAACTCGGTGGAGACCGCGTAGAACTCGCGGCCGTGCTCGTCGACCACGCCGATCGAGACGAGGTCGATGATCCGGCCGTCCTCGATGAACTCGCAGTCGTAGAAGTAGCGGTACGTCATCGCCGTCATCCTCGCCGATCGGCGTCGACGGCGGCCCGTCGGGGTGCCGGCCGGGGCCGCACCGCCCCACGGACGGACCCCAGCCGGCACCGCTTCCCCACGGCCGGATCCACCGGGCCCCCGTGTCGGCCCCCACCCGCC from Solwaraspora sp. WMMD791 includes:
- a CDS encoding ATP-binding cassette domain-containing protein, with protein sequence MEHALTAHGLRKRYGDQAALDGIDLQVPTGTIHGLLGPNGAGKSTAVKAMATLIDVDAGDVRVAGLDVRTQARRVRERIGVVGQHAAVDEILGGRQNLVMFGRLYGLNTVDARRRADALLDQFDLTDAADRAVATYSGGMRRRLDIAAGMIVRPAVLFLDEPTTGLDPRARAEVWRGVREVAQLGTTVLLTTQYLDEADQLATDITVLHHGRIAASGTPDALKRQIGGDRVSLTLAAGEPLEPLAGRLGRAVGAPATVDADARRVTVEVGAAVTALAAVVRTLDDLGITPEDLQLRRPTLDEVFLALTDKEAGR
- a CDS encoding TetR/AcrR family transcriptional regulator; translated protein: MQGDGKRAPAGAAVLREDVTQAIRAAVFQELAAVGYGRMSIEAVARRAGVGKTAVYRRWGSKLEMVIEIISEVAVGVTAVPDTGSLRGDLEVVLAIAARALRHPLAGQIVPDLLAEAARNPAIAQTLQTALRDSQRGIGSLVTSRAVARGEIPVDTDPDLLVDLMVGPLYWRLAVARTPLPARYVSQVADAVAAALTVTGAGRPTAVDSSRPG
- a CDS encoding TetR/AcrR family transcriptional regulator C-terminal domain-containing protein; its protein translation is MADQDVDRTLTLLWRRTLGTPQGSRGPKQRVSVDDVVTAAIEVADESGLAAFALRKVADRLGLKLMSLYTYVPGRSELIGLMVDEVLGERELPALTGDLRQRLYTVARHQWDEAHRHPWLLQVDNSRPWIGPNGSDRYEWQLTAVEGAGFTDLEMDQIVTLISGFTASAAKASIEARQAVDRSAMTDAQWWEINAPILERVMPAGAYPISSRVGTAAGQEYSSIGDPQRSFRFGLDRIVDGLERLLER
- a CDS encoding 3-deoxy-7-phosphoheptulonate synthase class II — its product is MGQQWHQLSYPSVGHPSLQTSRPAIDSVEDVALGLDRWRELPRAQTPPWPDPAAVDEVCQVLGNVPSVVAPYEVDQLRQRLALVCDGKAFLLQGGDCAETFSDNTESHLLANARTILQMAVVLTYGASLPVVKVARVAGQYTKPRSSPTDALGLPAYRGDMINSLETTPQARVADPQRMIRAYANSAAAMNMLRAYLAGGLADLHAVHDWNKGFVKRSPAGERYEAIAREIDRALAFIRACGMTDDEALRTVTLYCSHEALALEYDRALTRISDDRAYGLSGHFLWVGERTRQIDGAHIDFISRIANPIGVKLGPGTSPEQALELCEKLNPDNVPGRLTLISRMGNHKVRDALPPIVEKVTAAGARVVWQCDPMHGNTHESSNGYKTRHFDRIVDEVLGYFEVHRGLQTHPGGLHVELTGEDVTECLGGAQAIEDIHLPDRYETACDPRLNTQQSLELAFLVAEMLRG
- a CDS encoding GntG family PLP-dependent aldolase, with translation MVDLRSDTVTRPTPGMRAAMAAAEVGDDVYGEDPTVNALEAQVAAMFGHEAGLFAPTGSMANQLALQTLVPPGGELLCDADAHVVTYEVGAAAAYGGISSRTWPAAGGDPDPDLVAAMLRPAGFGAVPTRAVAVEQTHNRSGGQIIGTPVLRRLRAVTAAAGVALHCDGARIWHAHVADGVPLAEYGALFDTVSVCLSKGLGAPVGSVLVGSAERVAVARQLRKRMGGGMRQAGVLAAAGRYALAHHLDRLADDHARAARLAQALAPYGVVRPEQVRSNIVALDLSATALSGPALAEAAGAEGVLVSVVGPDTARLVTHLDIDDDAVDRAAVVLAGILRR
- a CDS encoding ABC transporter ATP-binding protein, which translates into the protein MAEPLVAPAPGTDTRVPTVIVDNLHVVYRVTAGGGGRTSPVAALRRIVTRQPAPSVREVHAIRGVSFVAYRGEAIGLIGSNGSGKSTLLRAVAGLLPPRRGKVYTQGQPSLLGVNAALMNDLTGERNVVLGCLAMGMSPAEVRARYDSIVDFSGINERDDFASLPMRTYSSGMAARLRFSIAAAKSHDVLMIDEALATGDAAFQKRSEERVRELRAEAGTVFLVSHSNKSILDTCERSIWLESGVIRMDGPSADVVKAYQDHVNRK
- a CDS encoding glycosyl hydrolase family 18 protein; the protein is MRTSLRRAVWAGALAVVTAAAAVPVTAAFGAGSISASFVATSDWGTGHEVKVTVANGSDAPVSTWRIEFDLPAGTTISSFWDADVTRSGTRYTAVKKSWAGSLAPGASISWGYIGTGAFRAPLNCTINGVSCGGGPAPTTAPPTSVPPTTAPPTTPPPTTPPPPPGGQKVVGYFTQWGVYARNYHVRNIHTSGSAAKMTHILYAFGNTTGGRCTIGDSFADYEKAYTAAESVDGVADTWDQPLRGNFNQLRKLKRMYPHLKVIWSFGGWTWSGGFTQAAQNPAAFAESCHNLVEDPRWADVFDGIDIDWEYPNACGLTCDASGPNAFKNVVSALRTRFGPSALVTAAITADGSTGGKIDATDYAGAAGNLDWIMPMTYDYFGAFNAQGPTAPHSPLTSYPGIPQQGFWSDAAIQKLKSKGIPASKLLLGIGFYGRGWTGVSQTAPGGSATGPAPGTYEQGIEDYKVLKNTCPATGTVGGTAYAKCGSNWWSYDTPATIGGKMNYARGQGLGGAFFWELSGDTGNGELVTAIRSGLS
- a CDS encoding ABC transporter permease, producing MQQPTSGTTVTLEPESGPTLAELAERHGLAVSGARPGLGTYLKQVWSRRHFIWTFANARLIATYTNARLGQIWQVITPLANAGVYFLVFGVLLGTNHGIDNFIAYLCTGIFIFSFTQQTVSTAARSIADNLNLIRAMHFPRASLPITSVLVQVQQLAPSMLVLVVIMLVTGEWIDLSWLLLIPALILQILFSTGLALMVARWASRTSDLSQLLPFVMRTWLYASGVFYNIDRFTADLPGWVAVALQFNPMAVYIDIVRYALMDSMGTAPGYLWPAAAAWALVMSVAGFVYFWRAEEEYGRG